A region from the Falco rusticolus isolate bFalRus1 chromosome 4, bFalRus1.pri, whole genome shotgun sequence genome encodes:
- the PDIA4 gene encoding protein disulfide-isomerase A4, whose protein sequence is MRPSGLWVLMLLLGLAQVALLARGAAAGEEEEGDGESVTEEADDGGDDDDDEDDDDDDSVVKEENGVLVLNDANFDTFTADKDTVLLEFYAPWCGHCKQFAPEYEKIAKTLKDNDPPIPVAKVDATAATSLASRFDVSGYPTIKILKKGQPVDYDGSRTEDAIVAKVKEVSDPNWTPPPEATLVLTQDNFDDIVNGADIILVEFYAPWCGHCKRLAPEYEKAAQELSKRTPPIPLAKVDATAETELAKKFDVTGYPTLKIFRKGKPYDYSGPREKYGIVDYMIEQAGPPSKQIQATKQVQEFLRDGDDVIIIGVFSGENDKAYQLYQEAANGLREDYKFHHTFSSEIAKLLKAPSGRLVVMQPEKFQSKHEPKMHVLDLKDSTDGLEIKEHVLKHALPLVGHRKPSNDAKRYTKRPLVVVYYSVDFSFDYRVATQYWRGKVLEVAKDFPEYVFAVSDEEDYSSEIKDLGLLESGEDVNVAILDEGGKKYAMEPEEFDSDVLRQFVLAFKKGKLKPIVKSQPVPKNNKGPVKVVVGKTFDTIVMDPKNDVLIEFYAPWCGHCKKLEPVYTELGKKYKNEKNLIIAKMDATANDVTSDRYKVEGFPTIYFAPRDKKNNPIKFEGGDRDLEHLSKFIEEHATKLSRTKEEL, encoded by the exons ATGAGGCCGAGCGGGCTGTGGGTGCTTATGCTGCTCTTGGGCCTTGCCCAGGTCGCCCTACTGGCGAGGGGTGCAGCGGCCGGCGAGGAGGAAGAGGGTGACGGAG aatCTGTTACAGAAGAAGCTGATGATGGcggtgatgatgatgatgatgaagatgatgatgatgatgattctgtagttaaagaagaaaatggtgtATTAGTCTTGAATGATGCAAACTTTGACACCTTTACTGCAGACAAGGacactgtgctgctggagtTCTATGCACCATG GTGTGGGCATTGCAAGCAGTTTGCTCCTGAATATGAAAAGATAGCCAAAACTCTGAAGGACAATGACCCTCCTATTCCAGTTGCCAAAGTAGATGCTACTGCAGCCACCTCACTAGCAAGTCGTTTTGACGTCAGTGGCTACCCGACCAtcaaaatcctgaaaaaagGCCAACCTGTTGACTATGATGGTTCTCGGACAGAAGACG CAATTGTGGCCAAAGTCAAGGAGGTATCTGACCCCAATTGGACCCCTCCACCAGAAGCTACCCTCGTATTGACCCAGGATAATTTTGATGACATTGTGAATGGTGCTGACATAATCCTGGTGGAATTCTATGCTCCATG GTGTGGACACTGCAAAAGGCTTGCTCCAGAATATGAGAAGGCTGCCCAGGAGCTCAGCAAGCGCACACCTCCTATTCCCCTAGCTAAAGTCGATGCCACTGCTGAAACTGAGCTTGCAAAGAAGTTTGATGTTACTGGCTACCCAACTCTGAAAATATTCCGCAAAGGCAAACCTTATGACTACAGTGGTCCACGGGAAAAATACG GTATTGTCGACTACATGATTGAACAGGCTGGTCCTCCATCCAAACAGATTCAGGCTACCAAGCAAGTACAGGAATTTCTGAGAGATGGGGATGATGTCATTATCATTGGTGTCTTTAGTGGAGAGAATGACAAAGCCTATCAGCTCTATCAGGAAGCAG CTAATGGTTTAAGAGAAGATTACAAGTTCCATCACACCTTCAGCAGTGAAATAGCAAAACTATTGAAAGCACCTTCAGGAAGACTAGTTGTTATGCAGCCAGAAAAATTTCAGTCAAAGCACGAGCCCAAGATGCATGTGTTGGATCTTAAA GACTCTACAGATGGCTTGGAGATTAAAGAGCACGTGCTAAAACATGCTTTGCCTCTAGTGGGTCATCGCAAGCCTTCCAATGATGCTAAAAGATACACCAAGCGTCCTCTAGTGGTTGTTTATTATTCTGTAGACTTCAGTTTTGACTATCGTGTTG CTACCCAGTACTGGAGAGGCAAAGTCCTAGAAGTGGCCAAAGACTTCCCTGAGTACGTGTTTGCTGTTTCTGATGAGGAAGattattcttctgaaataaaagatttggGCCTGCTTGAAAGTGGAGAGGATGTCAATGTTGCCATTCTGGATGAAGGTGGCAAGAAATACGCCATGGAGCCAGAAGAGTTTGACTCTGATGTACTCAGGCAATTTGTGCTGGCATTCAAAAAAG GAAAACTGAAGCCTATTGTGAAGTCCCAGCCGGTgccaaaaaataacaaagggCCTGTGAAAGTGGTAGTGGGTAAAACTTTTGATACCATAGTAATGGATCCAAAGAATGATGTTCTCATAGAGTTTTATGCCCCATGGTGTGGACACTGCAAGAAACTCGAACCAGTGTATACAGAGCTAGGCAAAAAAtacaagaatgagaaaaatctaATCATAGCCAAGATGGATGCTACTGCCAATGACGTGACGAGTGACCGCTACAAAGTGGAGGGATTCCCCACTATCTACTTTGCTCCAAGGGACAAGAAGAACAACCCTATTAAATTTGAAGGCGGGGACAGAGATTTAGAGCATTTGAGCAAATTTATAGAGGAGCATGCAACAAAACTCTCCAGAACAAAAGAAGAGCTTTAG